The sequence below is a genomic window from Streptomyces sp. B21-105.
AGAACGTATCGTGGCCGAGAGAGTGCCGCCCGACGACGCTCGGCCTGTCGTACGCGTACGCAAGGGGCACGCCATGGCCGATCCCAAGGGATTCATGACCACACCGCGCCGGGACTGGCCCCGTCGGCCGGTCGCCGAACGGGTCGCGGACTGGGACGAGGTGTACGTCCCCGGGGCGCTGCTGCCCCTCATCGGCAAGCAGGCCGACCGGTGCATGGACTGCGGCGTACCGTTCTGCCACGAGGCGTGTCCGCTCGGCAATCTGATCCCGGAGTGGAACGACCTGGTGTCGCGGGAGGACTGGCGGGCGGCCGGCGAGCGCCTGCACGCGACGAACAACTTCCCCGAGTTCACCGGCCGGTTGTGTCCGGCGCCGTGCGAGGCGGGTTGCGTCCTGGCCATCAACCAGCCCGCCGTCACCATCAAGAACGTCGAGGCGGCCATCGCCGACCGGGCCTGGGCCGACGGTCTGACGCCGCCGCGTCCGCCGGACCGGCTTTCGGGGAAGACGGTGGCGGTGATCGGCTCCGGGCCCACCGGACTGGCCGCGGCGCAGCAGTTGACCCGGGTCGGGCACACGGTCGCCGTCTACGAGAAGGACGACCGCGTCGGCGGGCTGATGCGGTACGGCATTCCCGCGTTCAAGATGGAGAAGCGCCATCTCGAACGGCGGATCGAGCAGATGCGGGCCGAAGGCACGAAGTTCCGTACGTCGACGACCGTCGGGCGGGACGTCATGGCCGCGGATCTGCGGTCCCGCTACGACGCCGTGGTGATCGCCACCGGGGCGACCGAGTGGCGCGAACTGCACGTTCCCGGCCGGGAGTTGACCGGCATACAGCAGGCGATGGAGTATCTGCCGCTGGCCAACCGGGTGTGCGAGGGGGATCTGGAGACGTCCCCGATGTCCGCCGCCGGGAAACACGTCGTCATCGTCGGCGGTGGCGACACGGGCGCCGACTGCCTGGGCACGGCGGTGCGCGAGGGCGCCGCGTCCGTGACCCAGCTGGACATCTACGCGCAGCCCGGCGCGGAGCGCGACGAGGACGCGGACCCCTGGCCGACGTATCCGAAGATCTACCGGCTCTCGGCGGCGCACGAGGAGGCGCGCGATCTGGAGTCCGCGCCGGCCGCGGACGCGGACGCCCGGCTGTTCGCCGCGTCCACGCTCCGCTTCTCCGGCGACGAGACCGGCCACGTGCGGTCCCTGCACCTCACCGAGGTGGACGCGCGCCGCAGGCCGGTGCCGGGCACGGCCCGCGCGCTCCGCGCCGACCTGGTGCTGCTCGCCCTCGGTTTCTCCGGACCCGACCGGGAGGACGGGCTCGTCGAACAGCTCGGGCTGGCCCTGGAGCCGCGCGGGACGATCGCGAGGGACGCCGACTTCGCGACGAACGTCCCCGGTGTCTTCGCCGCGGGGGACGCGGCACGCGGCCAGTCGCTGATCGTGTGGGCCATCGCCGAGGGGCGGGCGGTGGCGGCGGCGGTCGACCGCCGTCTGACGGGGAGTTCCCGGCTGCCGGCGCCGATCGGCCCGTACGACCGGCCGATGAGCGTCTAGGAGACGGGCCGCCGCGCACGCCCGCGCCGGCGCGGAACGCCGGCGCGCCAGGCGGGCAGAACTCCGGCGCGCAGACGCGCGGACTCCGACGAGCAGACGCGCGGGACGCCTTGGGAGCGAACCGACCGAAGCCGAGACGGACCGGGGAAAGACTGCCGGTAGGGTGCATCCTCATGGCAGATTCATGGGTCAATTCCGCACAGTTGATCGGCGCGGACCTGCATCTGGAGCTGTCCGGGCCGGGCGGGCGGCGAGCCGCGCTGATGCGGGCGCTGCGCGAGGCCGTGCGCAGTGGACGGCTCACCCCGGGCACCCGTCTGCCCCCCTACCGTTCGCTCGCCGCCGACCTCGGCGTCGCACGCAACACGGTGGCCGACGCGTACGCGGAACTGGTCGCGGAAGGCTGGCTGACCGCCCGGCAGGGTTCCGGCACCCGGGTGGCCGACCGGGCCGAGCCGCCGCGCCGCTCCGAGCGCGTGGCCGTCAAGGCGCCCGCACGCGTGCGCGGCCCCCGTCACGATCTGCGGCAGGGCGTTCCAGACGCGTCGTCGTTCCCGCGAGCGGCATGGCTGGCCTCCTACCGGCGTGCCCTCCAGCAGGCGCCCACCGAGGCGTTCGGGCCCGGCGACCCCGCCGGACGCCGGGAACTGCGGGAGGCCCTGACCGAGTACCTGGCACGCGCGCGTGGCGTGCGCACCGTGCCCGAGCGCCTTGTGATCTGCTCGGGCTTCGCTCACGCACTGCGTGTGCTGTTCACCCCGGGCGGCGGGGTGCTGCGCGGTCCGCTGGCCGTGGAGGCCTACGGGCTGGGCTTCCACCGGGAGCTGCTGGCGTCGGCGGGCGTACGGACGTCGCCCCTGCCCCTGGACGGGGACGGGGCGTGCGTCGACGGACTGGGGCGTGAGCGTGCGGTACTGCTCACCCCGGCGCACCAGTTCCCGACCGGCGGCCCGCTGCACGCCAACCGCCGGGCGGCAGTAATCGACTGGGCACGCGCGCGTGGCGGCGTCGTCCTGGAGGACGACTACGACGGGGAGTTCCGCTACGACCGCAAGCCGGTCGGGGCGGTGCAGGGACTCGATCCCGAGCGGGTGATCTACATCGGCTCGGTCAGCAAGAGCCTGTCGCCCGCGCTGCGCCTCGGATGGATGGCGCTGCCCGAGCGGTACGTGGACGGGGTCCTCGCGGCCAAGGGCGAGCGGGAGGCGTGGGCGAGCGTGCTGGACCAGCTCAGCCTGGCCGACCTCATCGCGTCCGGGTCGTACGACCGTCATGTACGTCGTATGCGGCAGCGTTACCGCAGTCGCCGGGACCGGCTGGTCGAGGCGCTCGCCGCGCAGGCGCCGCACGTCGAGGTCACCGGGGTGGCGGCCGGTCTCCACGCGGTGCTGCGGCTGCCGGCGGGCACCGAGCGGTCGGCGCTGAAGGCCGCCGCCCGGCAGGGCGTCGCGCTGGACGGTCTGGCCGCCTTCCGTCATCCGGCCACGGACATGACGGCGCCGGACGGGCTCGTCGTCGGATACGCGACGCCGCCCGACCACGCCTACGGGGCGGCGCTGGACGCGCTGTGCCAGGGCCTCCCGCCAAACCCGTGACGGCGCCCCGCCCACGGACGGGTCACGGCCGACGGCCGAGTCACGGCGAGCCGTCGGACGCCCTGGGGGAGGGCCGGCATCTGCCCGGCCGGGTCCGGTCCGGTCCGTCCAGTCTGTCCGGTCCGGACCCGTCGGGTCATGAGGCTCCCCGTAAGCGTCTGACGCGGTCGATGAGGATCAATTCAGTGCCAAAGTTAGGAAGTCGAGCGAAGGAAAAGGCAATCGACAGACGTCCACGGCATCGCCGAAACGTCATGGCAAGTCACCGCAAGTCACTTCACGACAACAGGAAGTCCGCCTCTCCCGCCTTCGCTCCCTCGATGAAGGCCGTCATCTCGTCGGTGGTGTAGATCAACGCCGGACCGTCCGGGTCGGTGGACTGACGGACGGCGATCCGGCCGTCGGCGAGCTTCATCGCCTCCAGGCAGTTCCCGCCGTTCCCGCCGCTCCACGGCTTGTGCCAGCCTTCACTGCCCAAGTCCTGCGCGGGCATGCCGTTGTAGACCCGTTTGCGCGGCTTGATGCGATCCATTCACAACTCCTTGCGGAGATCCCGGAGGATCTCCTTCGTGCGATGTGCTGTAGCGGCCTGCGCCGCCATGCGGTCCATGACCTCGAGGTGGGTCGCCACCTCGGTACGCGCGTCGAGATAGACCGCGCCGGTCAGGTACTCGCTGTAGACCATGTCCGGAAGCTCCGGCATGGCGAATCGGAAGAGCACGAAGGGCCCGTACGTGCCCGGGTGCGGCCCGCTCGCGAACGGGGCGACCTGCAACGTCACGTTCGGCAGCTCCGCGGCCTCGAGCAGTTTGCCGATCTGCGCGCGCATCACCTCCGGGCCGCCCGCCGGGCGGCGCAGGACGGTCTCGTCCATCACGACCCACAACCGGGGCGCGTCCTCGCGGGTGAGCAGATCCTGGCGTTGTATGCGCAGCGCGACGAGGCGCTCGATGTCCTCCGGCCGGGTCTGGCCGATCGCGCCGGACCGCAGAACCCCACGCGCGTAGTCCTCGGTCTGGAGCAGTCCGGGAACGAAGTGGGGCTCGTACTGGCGGATGAGAGCCGCCGCGCCCTCAAGACTGACGTGCATCGAGAACCAGCCGGGCAGGACGTCGTGGAAGCGCTGCCACCAGCCCGGCTTGTTGGCGTCCTCGGCGAGCTGGACGAAACCCTCGGCCTCCTCGTCGGTGACCCCGTAGGCCTTCAGCAGCAGCTGAAGGTACGGAATCTTGAGGCTGACCTCGGCCATCTCCATGCGGCGGACCGTGGCGGGCGCGACGCGCAGAATGCCGGCGGCCTCCTCGCGCTTGAGCCCGGCGCGTTCCCGCAGGTCCAGCAGACGCCGACCGAGGACGACCTGTCCGACCGTCGGCGCGGACCGCGGTTCGCTCACGCTCCACCTCCACGAAGAGCCCGGCCGGTCACGCGGGGCCCCACGAGCCCCGACCCGGCCGGTCCACGAAAAGAATCCCGACAGCCCTACGGCGCCGCTCGAGGCATGTCCGAAGGCCTGCACGGATGAGTACGGGTCTCCGGCGATCCCGACCGGCGCCGTTCTACGTGCTGTTGCGGAGCAGTGTGCCACGGCCCTCCACCGCGTCACACGGCACTCTGCATTTTTCAGAGTGACACTTGCCAAGTGTTCACGGCGGGGCGATAGTGGCAAGCGTGATTCCGTCCGCGCCCTTAGGAACAGACGCCGCCGCAGGCCGCCCCCAGGGTCTCGGTGCCAGCGCGGGAGCAGGCCCCGACCAGGCTGCTGCCGAGCGCCGGTTCCGATTCGAGCTGGCCGCCCACCCGGGTTCCCCCGCCCAGGCCAGACGCCTGACGAGGGCCCGGCTCACGGGCTGGTCGGTCTGCGAGGACACCTGCGACACCGCCGTCCTGGTCGTCTCCGAACTGGTCACCAACGCGATCGTGCACACCGCGAGCGACATCGTCGTCTGCGAGCTGCACGACGGCGACGACCTGGTCCGCATAGCCGTGCGCGACCAGGGCTGCGCCCCCGGTGAGCCGCATCCCTCTCCGCAGCGGCCCGAGGAGGAGCACGGGCGCGGACTGATCCTGGTCGAGGCCGTCTGCCACTCCTGGGGCGCCCAGGAACACGGGCCCGGCCTGCTGGTCTGGGCCGACCTGCCGCGCAAGGCCGACGTCCCCCGCGACCCGGCCGAACCCCTCAACAGCCTCGGCGTCGACGCCGCCGCGTCGCACCCCTGCGACCTCGGTGACCTCCTCGACACCCAGGACGAGTTCCACGACGGCCCCACGCGGCCGTCCGCCGTCCCGCCCGGGCCGCGCAACGACCTCGGCTGGGGCGCCCGCCCGAAGCCGGGGCCGGCCGACGACCCGGCCGACGACGACGAGCCCGCCGAACAGCGACTCCACACGACGACCGGCCCGGCGGCGGTCGCCCCCGCGCAGGCGCGCCCGCATCCCGCGTCCGGCGGCACCGGCGTCCTGGCCGCCCGCGTCGCACCGCAGTGGCACCGCGCGGCCGACCACAACGCCGCCGAGGGCCGCGACGCCCGACACCGCTGGGCGGCCGGTCACGCCGCGGCCGCACTCCCGCACCCCCTCCCCCACCCCCACCCGCTCGAGCCCGGCCGCGAGCGGGGAAGGACGTGAACCCCGCCCCCGGCCGGGCCCCCGTGCTCACCCTCGACACACTGGTGCGCCTGCAACGCGGACCGTGCGGTCCGCCCACTGCCGCACCCCCGCCCCGGCTCGCCCTCCCGGAGGGCATGACCGCCCCGTTGGGCTGTGACGCCGTCTCGGTCCCCGCCCGCCTGGGCCCGCTGCTGATGTCACGCCTGCCGCGCCTGGGCTGTGTCTACGCCGACCAGGCGCACTGGTGGTGGATGGTCCCGTCGGACTCCGACTACGCGGTGGAATGGCCCGCGCCCGCGCACTACGCCACGGGCGCGCTCCTCACGGGCTCCCCGCAGGTCCCCGCTCTCATCCACCGACCGGACGGCACCCTTCCCTACACCCCGCCGATCCCGCTCTACCTGGCCCTGTGCCGCCTCACGGACTCGACGCCCGTCTGGTCGCGGCCGATCAGCGCCTGAGCGACACCGTCCGAACCCTCCGGCGAGCGGCCGTCGTCGCCGCCGTCCCCGGAGCACGCCCGCGCGTCCTGTCTCCCTCCTCCTGCGCCCTGCCCACGAGGCTCCTCGTCCCGCGATAGTGGCCGTCGTCCGCGACGCGATCGGGGAGGCCGGCGGTGGGGCAGGCACGACAGGCGGGAAACGGACGTCCGACGGAGAAGGAGCGACAGCCGGAACGGGAGGGTCAGGACGCGGAGCAGGACGCGGGGGCAGGACGCACGTCCCGACGACCGTGACGTGTCTCAGAAGGAACTCTGTGATGCGCCGGTCCGTATCCGCGTCCCTGCCTCGTCACCGTCGGGTTGTCTCGGTCTTCGCCCAGGTGAACGTGTGCGAGATCGCCGGGCTGAGGCTGGCCGAGGGGGCGATGCGCCCGCGATTCGAGCAGGATCGCTGGGTGTTCTCCGGTCTGGTGGACTCGCACCGGATGATCACCGAGCGCGAGCAAATCTGGGACTTCACCGAGATCATCAATCCGCAGTGGCGGGTCGTGGCCAAGGAGATCCTGTTGGCGATGCTGGCCCCGCAGTACGAGGCGGTGCTGGAGTGCGCGCATGCGCTGCGGGCGGCTCGCTCCCCTCGGACTCTCAACGGCTTCCTGGAGAAGTACATCGAGTGGTTCAACTGGCTTACAGAGAAAGGCATTACCTCTCTGCGTGGCGTCTCGCAGGAACTGTGTAAGCGCTATCTGGAGGAACGCTCATGGAGCGTTCCTCGCCTGGGGCGGCCCCGACGACGTCTGGAGCCGTACTCGGGGTTCGTACCGTGGAAGGGGAAGACCTCCACCCAGGTCGTCGGCTACAAGTCGAAGGGGCCGAACCTGACACCTCCCGTGCCGGACTCCATGCTGCAACCGTTGCTGGCCACCTGCCTGCACCTGGTCAACGAGGTGGGGCCGCATCTCGTAGATCTGATGGAGACGGTGCGTGCCGACAGAGCGGCCCTTCCGACGTCGGGCGGCGTGACGCTCGCGCAGCTCCCCGCTCTGCGGCAGGTCCTGGAGCGCATGCGGACATCGGGTGCGCCCCTGCCGGCAGTCGATGACGCTCAGCTGCGCAAGCGGACCACGCTGGGAGAAGAGGGCCCGCTGAAGCATCTGGGCTGGGAAGCCCTCGCCCGCACGGTCGGCGCCCGGAGATTCGGGGACGACGCGCGGCAGGCTCTGATCCCAGAGCTGACCGCGCTGGCCGCCGAGGTCGGCTTCCAGCCGCCGCTGGCCAGACAGGCCGCGGTAATCCCGCGTGTGGTCGACGGCGAGCTCGTGCCATGGACGCTGCCGCTGGCCGACGGTGATCTCTTCTTCATGGTCGATCACGCAGTGACGGCCTGTCTGGTGGTGACCTGCGCACTCAGTGGGATGCGGACCAGTGAACTGTTGGAGCTCGAAGCTGGCTGCCGACTCGCCGCCGTGGCGACGCCCGGGGGCGGCCGTCGGTTCCGGCTCGCCAGCCGCCTGATCAAGGGGCAGAAGTTCGGAGGCGTCCCAGACGAGTGGGTGGTCATCGAGCAGGTGGACCACGCGGTGGCCCTTGCCGAACTGCTGGTGCACCGGCCAGCCGGTGAGGCGCTGTTCTGCACCATCGACCTGGCCGGCCGGTTGAAGAATCTGCGCGGCTGGCTGGAGCGGACCGGCAACCGGGAACGCTGGGGCTTGCCGGTCATTCCCCAAGGTCCGCTCAGCGCCCGGATGTTGCGCCGGACGCTGTCCCTGGCCATCGCAGAACGGCCCGGCGGCCTCCTGGCGGCGAAGATCGCCCTCAAGCACATCTCCGTGGCCACCACGGAAGGCTATGCCGCTCGCCCCGGCGGCTCCCAGCGACTGTTCCATGCCGAGGTCGAGGAAGCTGAGGAGGCCCATCACGTGCAGCTGACGGTGGAGGCATTCCGGGATGTCCAGGCGGGCCGGATGCCCGCCGGTCCGGGTGCGCGGAGCCTGATCGAGGCGTTCCACCACGTGGACGCTCAGTTGAAGAACGCGGCCCGTACGGACCCGAAGATCCTCAAGGACGACCGTCACCTGGAGGGACTCCTGCGCAAGCAGGCCAGGACACTCCACGTCGGGCCCGCCAACTTCTGCTGGTTCCGCGACCCGTCCAAAGCCCTATGCCTGCGCCTGGCCGGCACGCCTAATGCCACGAAGCCGCTGGTAGGGATGTGTGACTCGGCGCGCTGCCCGCAGGCCACCCACCATCCGTGTCACCGTCCCGTGTGGGCCGGGCAGGCCACCGCCATCGACGTGTTCATAGTCCCCGGGTCGCCAAGGGCGAGAAGGCGCGGCTGACCCCCGAACGCGACCGCGCCCTGCGAGTAGTCGCCGAGATCGACGCCGCCCAGACCGTTTCCATTGGAGAGGACTGAGATGGCCCGGCTCACCGAGGAATCCAAGACCCACGACGAGGCCGCGATCCGAGCCGCCATGGAACGGATCCTGAAGGGAGATCTCCCACCCGGCGGCAAGGCCGACCTGAAGACCCTCGCCGCCCTGGCCGGCGTGACCCGCACCGGCTTCTATCCCAAGAAGAACCGCGACGGAACCACCCGGCCCGGGGCCTACCAGCACCTCGCCGAGGAGTTCGAACGCAGGTTGAACGAACTCCGCGACGCCGGAGAGATCGTCGATCCCCGGATCGCGCAGATTGAACGACTCAAGGCACGAAATGCCGAGCTCAAATCGCGCATCGTCACCCGCGACGAGCAGATCGCGCAGCTCACCGAGTTCAGAAACCTGGCGATCTCTCGCCTTGCCGCTCAGCACGACGAGATCGAGCGTCTGCGCAGGCAAGTCACCGACAACGGCGTCGTACGACGGCTGCCAGAAGCCACGAACCACATCGCGCCCTTCGGCTCGTGTAGTTAGAAGTCATCTCATTTGGCTAGGTAAGCTGCCGCTCGTGGCAGGGATCGTTGAGCGGCTGCTGCCGGACGAGTTGTGGGCGATGTTCCAGCGGGTGGTGCCGGACGCTCCATCGCGGCCTCAGGGCGGTGGCCGGCGTCGGCACGGCGACCGCGAAGTGCTGGCCGCAATCGTCTTCGTGGCGACCTCGGGCTGCACGTGGCAGCAGTTGCCGTCCGCCTCGTTCGGGCCGTCGGGAGCGACGGCCCACCGACGATTCACCGAGTGGACGAAGGCTCGCGTGTGGGCAAAACTCCACCGCCTGGTCCTCGACGAACGCGGCTCCCGCGGCGAGCTGGACTGGTCCCGCTGCGCGATCGACTCGGTGAACATGCGGGCCCTGAAAAGGGGGAGCTGACAGGCCCGAATCCTGTCGATCGAGGCAAGTACGGCTCAAAGACCCACCTGATCACCGAGCGGAGCGGTCTGCCCCTGTCCGCCGGGATCTCAGGGGCGAACCTGCACGACAGCCAGGCGCTGATCCCGCTGGTGAAAGGGATACCGCCGATCCGCTCGCGGCGCGGACGCCGACAGCGCAGACCGGACAAACTCCACGCCGACAAGGGATACGACTACGACCACCTGCGGCGATGGTTACGCGAGCGTGGCATCACCCACCGCATTGCCCGCAAGGGCATCGAGTCCTCGACCCGGCTGGGCCGTCACCGCTGGACCATCGAGCGCACCATGGCCTGGCTCGCCGGCTGCCGACGCCTCCACCGCCGCTACGAGCGCAAAGCGGAACACTTTCTCGCTTTCACGAGCACCGCCTGCACCCTCATTTGCCACCGCAGGCTCGTGCCCACCCGGAGCAGCGAGGCTCAGGTGTTGGCGGCGCCATAGTCCAGGACGTTGCCTTGTGGAAGCAGATATCCGATGTCCCGTGTCTGCGGCAACCTTCCTGCCAGCGTCGATGCGTCGGTGCAACCAGAGACCTCGAAGCCGATGACCCCCAGGCTGAAGGAGGCGCTCTGGAAGGTTTCGGTCCCGATGGCAGCCAGCCATTCGTCCATCACGTCGGACCTGAAGCACGGCCGACCGTCCCAGTACGTAAGACCCGCGTGACCCAGCGCACCGACGGGGACGTAAAAGTCCAGCCAGTCGCCGCTTTCATCACCGCCGCGGATCGCCACACAACCGCACACGACCAGTTGGCCCGTCGGCAGACGGACCTGACCGTGGAGGTGGCCGAAGTCGGTCAGCGAGCCAACCGTGCACGGCACGGGATCCTGCTCCTCAGGTTCACAGTCTCTCTGCCCGAAGCACCCGTGAACATCTGCGGCGGACCACAGAGCACTCAGGACGGCCTGAAGCCGGGCATCATCACTCGATCCGACCTCTAT
It includes:
- a CDS encoding glutamate synthase subunit beta — encoded protein: MADPKGFMTTPRRDWPRRPVAERVADWDEVYVPGALLPLIGKQADRCMDCGVPFCHEACPLGNLIPEWNDLVSREDWRAAGERLHATNNFPEFTGRLCPAPCEAGCVLAINQPAVTIKNVEAAIADRAWADGLTPPRPPDRLSGKTVAVIGSGPTGLAAAQQLTRVGHTVAVYEKDDRVGGLMRYGIPAFKMEKRHLERRIEQMRAEGTKFRTSTTVGRDVMAADLRSRYDAVVIATGATEWRELHVPGRELTGIQQAMEYLPLANRVCEGDLETSPMSAAGKHVVIVGGGDTGADCLGTAVREGAASVTQLDIYAQPGAERDEDADPWPTYPKIYRLSAAHEEARDLESAPAADADARLFAASTLRFSGDETGHVRSLHLTEVDARRRPVPGTARALRADLVLLALGFSGPDREDGLVEQLGLALEPRGTIARDADFATNVPGVFAAGDAARGQSLIVWAIAEGRAVAAAVDRRLTGSSRLPAPIGPYDRPMSV
- the pdxR gene encoding MocR-like pyridoxine biosynthesis transcription factor PdxR is translated as MADSWVNSAQLIGADLHLELSGPGGRRAALMRALREAVRSGRLTPGTRLPPYRSLAADLGVARNTVADAYAELVAEGWLTARQGSGTRVADRAEPPRRSERVAVKAPARVRGPRHDLRQGVPDASSFPRAAWLASYRRALQQAPTEAFGPGDPAGRRELREALTEYLARARGVRTVPERLVICSGFAHALRVLFTPGGGVLRGPLAVEAYGLGFHRELLASAGVRTSPLPLDGDGACVDGLGRERAVLLTPAHQFPTGGPLHANRRAAVIDWARARGGVVLEDDYDGEFRYDRKPVGAVQGLDPERVIYIGSVSKSLSPALRLGWMALPERYVDGVLAAKGEREAWASVLDQLSLADLIASGSYDRHVRRMRQRYRSRRDRLVEALAAQAPHVEVTGVAAGLHAVLRLPAGTERSALKAAARQGVALDGLAAFRHPATDMTAPDGLVVGYATPPDHAYGAALDALCQGLPPNP
- a CDS encoding DUF397 domain-containing protein, producing MDRIKPRKRVYNGMPAQDLGSEGWHKPWSGGNGGNCLEAMKLADGRIAVRQSTDPDGPALIYTTDEMTAFIEGAKAGEADFLLS
- a CDS encoding helix-turn-helix domain-containing protein, whose protein sequence is MSEPRSAPTVGQVVLGRRLLDLRERAGLKREEAAGILRVAPATVRRMEMAEVSLKIPYLQLLLKAYGVTDEEAEGFVQLAEDANKPGWWQRFHDVLPGWFSMHVSLEGAAALIRQYEPHFVPGLLQTEDYARGVLRSGAIGQTRPEDIERLVALRIQRQDLLTREDAPRLWVVMDETVLRRPAGGPEVMRAQIGKLLEAAELPNVTLQVAPFASGPHPGTYGPFVLFRFAMPELPDMVYSEYLTGAVYLDARTEVATHLEVMDRMAAQAATAHRTKEILRDLRKEL
- a CDS encoding integrase encodes the protein MRRSVSASLPRHRRVVSVFAQVNVCEIAGLRLAEGAMRPRFEQDRWVFSGLVDSHRMITEREQIWDFTEIINPQWRVVAKEILLAMLAPQYEAVLECAHALRAARSPRTLNGFLEKYIEWFNWLTEKGITSLRGVSQELCKRYLEERSWSVPRLGRPRRRLEPYSGFVPWKGKTSTQVVGYKSKGPNLTPPVPDSMLQPLLATCLHLVNEVGPHLVDLMETVRADRAALPTSGGVTLAQLPALRQVLERMRTSGAPLPAVDDAQLRKRTTLGEEGPLKHLGWEALARTVGARRFGDDARQALIPELTALAAEVGFQPPLARQAAVIPRVVDGELVPWTLPLADGDLFFMVDHAVTACLVVTCALSGMRTSELLELEAGCRLAAVATPGGGRRFRLASRLIKGQKFGGVPDEWVVIEQVDHAVALAELLVHRPAGEALFCTIDLAGRLKNLRGWLERTGNRERWGLPVIPQGPLSARMLRRTLSLAIAERPGGLLAAKIALKHISVATTEGYAARPGGSQRLFHAEVEEAEEAHHVQLTVEAFRDVQAGRMPAGPGARSLIEAFHHVDAQLKNAARTDPKILKDDRHLEGLLRKQARTLHVGPANFCWFRDPSKALCLRLAGTPNATKPLVGMCDSARCPQATHHPCHRPVWAGQATAIDVFIVPGSPRARRRG
- a CDS encoding IS5 family transposase (programmed frameshift), with amino-acid sequence MFQRVVPDAPSRPQGGGRRRHGDREVLAAIVFVATSGCTWQQLPSASFGPSGATAHRRFTEWTKARVWAKLHRLVLDERGSRGELDWSRCAIDSVNMRALKRGSLTGPNPVDRGKYGSKTHLITERSGLPLSAGISGANLHDSQALIPLVKGIPPIRSRRGRRQRRPDKLHADKGYDYDHLRRWLRERGITHRIARKGIESSTRLGRHRWTIERTMAWLAGCRRLHRRYERKAEHFLAFTSTACTLICHRRLVPTRSSEAQVLAAP